From Triticum aestivum cultivar Chinese Spring chromosome 7B, IWGSC CS RefSeq v2.1, whole genome shotgun sequence:
AAAAAAGACTACAACAGACGATTTCTCTCTTTCCACTGCACATGCCGGCATCTTTCCGCCAAGTAAAAGGGGAATGTTTCTTAGAAAAGCTTACAATCTCCCCACCGGTGACACTAATATAGATTAATAAAGACCACATAGAACTAGATAAACAGATACTctaagtagtactagtagtacattgATAGATGGTGCTGCGGCGGTGCGGCCCACCTACTCAGCAGTCCCAAGCCGCTACATATACACAAATACACAGTGCATCTAGAGTGTCCATACACAAATACAGAAACGGCAGCCACAAGCCCACAACCCACAGCATGCTCAACGGATCGAGCTCGCAAGTGTTCATCAtgcccgccgccggccatgtccaCTACCTCGTCGCGGGAGGCTCCGGAGGAGGCGACGACCCCAGGTACCCCTGGACCTTCAAGTCCCTGCATGAGGTGGACGCCGTCGTCCCTGCTATCGCCCGTGGCAGCAAGAGGCCGGCCGCCGTCCCCGGTGGAGCACCGGTAGAGCCCTACGGGTGCCCCATCTGCTTCCGCATGTTCGCCACTGCCAAGGCCGTCCATGGCCACATGCGCAGCCACACGGACCGCAGCTGGCGCGGCATGGAGCCGCCCCGCCCGCCGCCCCTGGGCGAGATCCGTTACCCGTACGTGTGCGACCGCTGCAAGATGCCGTTCCAGACGCGGCAGGCGCTCGGTGGCCACCGTGCCAGCCACAATGGTAAGAAAGGCTGCTCCTGGCTCGAAAGGGAGGAACCCGCCGTCGCCGAAGAAGCTCGGAAGCCCATCGTGTTCAACGTTGATCTGAACCTTCCGGCTCCCGAGGCAGATCaggaacaggaggaggaggaggagtaggagtgATCAACAGATCGATCGAGCAGCTTGCTAGTGTTCTCAGTTGACAGTTGTTGGAGCTGTGCTTGCGTGTGCTATATTTGGTGTTTAGCTTCTCCGATATTATATCTGCCTTCCTTCTCTTTGACTTTGTGTTTCGAGACTCGGGTTGCAAATAGCTCTGGATCGATCGATCCCCGCTTAATAGATAAATAAATGAAGACTGTAATTAAGCTGCTATATATATGTGGGTCAGACTGTGTTTGATACTTTGATGCAGCTAGAACTAATTTTTCAGGTTATTTCATGTGATTCTTTGTTTCTTGAGCTGATTTGGTGCTGTTTTACTTGAAATTAGCCGATCTAAATTAGATCTATAGGTCAACGACCTTGTGTCATCTCCAGCAATTCTGTATGGTGAATGAAATTATTTAATGAGTTGCATTAATCCATAACTAGCTTGATTTGGCACGCATATATCTTATTTGGAGCTGATTTATCAGATGATTTTTTTTCCCAGGTGTTGTGCCTATTTCATATAGATAGGAAAAGGAGGAAAAGGGTCACAATGTGTATGCATGAGATTAATGGATGATAAAAGGGTCGATCCAGTCCTCGTATGATATACTATCATTAATTGCACCGTGATTTCCAAATATTTTCTTCCTTAGCAGAAAGAAAAAACGGCTTTGCGAAAAAGAACAGAATTAGTTTGAGTATTTATGTCTTCTAGTGAAACATGAAATGTGCCGTGTGCTTTACATACCATTTCCCAAGTTAATGATGTTGCTTCACAATGTTTATATTGGAGATATATATACTGGCATCATTGGAGTAATTAATGCATTCTATCTGTACTCTATATGCTATAAGAGTGTCCTTGTTCCTATATAGGAAATGAGAAGAACAACGGGgctaaaaaatatttttgaaacaaaaaATTCATATTTTCGTGAAACAAAACCATGTATGTCAAACACATTGTTACTCAAAACCAATGTTTCATTTTCAGCTGCATGGACATACATTTATAATGTAGAGCACAACAGAGCATCAGACACAAACACAACTGTCCGAATCCGAGTCGGATTGAGATGTCTAGTTCGGCCAGGAGTGATTTCTGCATAGTGGAAGACAATTGGACCTGGATATGTGTGTTGAATCCATCGCCGTCCGAGAGGATTGGGTATGACTAAGTTTGACAAGACAATTATAAGTCGGACATGGATACAACTGTAAACATTGGACTTAATGATATTGCTTCACAATGTATATATGGGGGATATATTGGCATCATTGGAGTAATTAATGCACTCTATTTCGACTCTATATATGTTATAGGAGTCTCATTGTTTCTATATAGGAAATCAGAAGAACAAAGGGGCCAAGAAATATTTTTGATAAACAAAATGATATTTTCATGAAACAAAACCATTTATGCTGAATACAATTACTCAAAACCAATGTTCCATTTTCAACTGCATGGATATACATTTATAATGCTAGTGCACTGCACAACATCAGACAAAAACACAACTGTCTGAATTAGACTAGAATTCGGATGTCTAAGTCGACCAACAGAGATCTCCACGTAGCCAAAGATAATCTGAAAATTTGTGGCATTCCTAGAGGATTGGGTATGACTGAAAGGTTGACATGACAATTATCAGTCTGACATGGATACAAGTGTAACCACTGGACTTATATTTATTTGATCATCAGACTTAATATTTTGTAAGGAAGAACACCTCATAAAGCATATATTGGTTATATATAAATTTATCCCTTATAGATTTTTTTGTAATAATTATCCAAGATAAATTAAGAATTATGTCACACTTGCAACTTAAAACAACACAGAATAAATAATTGCTCGCTATTACAGAATACCGTTACACAAATGCTAGTTAGAGAATACCCATGTAACCGTCAACTACCATTTCCTACACACTAATCACGTTAGCTATATAGTCCTAGTACCACAGAGGTGTGTCAAGAATCGGGTGCCTTTCATCGATATAGAGACATAAACCACAGCCCGTGATGATGAGGCAGTCGACTCACATACATTCGTAGGTCACTTGGAAAGGTAATTAGCTCGATAATTTCCAAATAAAAGAGTGCGCGCTTGAGCAAAAACGCCAAATGTAGGCtttaattttgaaaattcaaattcATACTTTGACGTTTCAAAAACTATTTGAAAAAATAGACATATACCAAAAGAGACATTGTACATGTGTGCAAATTTTCATGATGAAATAGGTTAAAATGGGAGCTAAATAAAATAACAAATTTGTGGCTTTTAAGCACATGTATTGTTCATCCCCATAATCCATGATTTGTTTTGTGCAACTCACAATTCAAGATATATATCTCATCATAAAATTTTACACACAAATACATTACATCCTTGTGTCCATGACCATATGCAAATACATGTCCAATGCAATGTTACACAGACTACAGTGTCACGTTCATGCAGGATTCCACATTTTACATGCCCATGTTGATGAGGTTGCCAATATTATATAAGATCATGTTGAATAACCTATAAGTGCATTGTTGTAATCTTCCTAGCTTTGTTGAGAATACACTCTCCCTTTTAAAAAAAGAAGCACACAAAAATTCCACAGTAAAAAGGTTGTGTGCATCAATTGATGTAGTAGTTGAGGGTGTACCTGCCTTTTGAAAAAGGAGATACCAAATGGGGGCAGATTCTGTATTAGGAATCAAATTTGAATTCATGTACCGTACCCGGTGTTACGTTTTTTTATGTTTCCAAAATAGTCTTTCTAGAATGAACACCTAAATACAAAAAGGACCGCAACACTAGAATGTGTGTCGATACAATATAATCTTCATGTTTTTTTAAGGACGTGTTTCTTCACAGTGATCTCATTCAAAAGATACTGCTATGTGCCATGGGGTGGATGTGGTGAGATTGGGCATCGTATGAAAAATAGTCGGCTTGACTATTGGACTAATATCTCGCCAGGCTGAACACCCTCATGTTTAGTGAAACCATgaacccccccaccccaccccacccccaccccccgtcCTTGCACCTCACCAGCATACCATTGGTGTGAAGTTGTGTTGAAAGATCCATGGCCCAAAGATGGCATTCAGACATGTTGGACGAGGAACCAAAGACCAAGATCTTTTTGCAACAAAACATCACATAATACCATTTCAGATCATGGAGTGCTACTTTATAAGAAGTAAAAGACGAAATGGCCGAGAAAATATACATTGAAATTTTCTTTTGTGGCATAAAATAGCCCGATATCTCCCATAGGTACTGTTCATCTCATGTGCATTGTGTGGTGTATCTACTAGGATGGCATTGAGTGCGAAACAGGGTTGAGGTGGCACGTACGGAGAAGTTGGCGTAGATCAACGGGAAGATGCGATCAAAGACATAAAAGACAAAGCGAGCTGGTGTGGTGCAGGAGCCGAGGGTGATGTTGTCGAGTGGGAAACGGGTGACGTTGCATTGAGTCCAGCCGACGTGTTTGAAGGGGAGTGGCGCATGCATGTTAGAGTTAGAGGCAATCCTGTAGTGGATGTGGGTGTCATACACAAGGGTACAAGGTAGGTCGTGGTCGGAGCTTGAAGTAGACCAGGCGAAAGAGCTAAAGAAGCATGGGATTCACTACGGGAGGCCTGTGTGTAGGTTATTGTGTGGTATAAACATATAAACAATGATAATAAACAGTTTACATGGGAGGACATTAACGTTTTGAGTTTGAAGATCAAGACACTGATACCCTTCTGCATGATATCGCTAGTGGACCGAATGAGACAGACATCTTTGCCATTTTGAATGGAGGTGCATTTTGAAGGGAGGGGCATCTTGAAGGGAGGGGCAAGGCACACAATGAAAAGAACCCAACCATGGAGTCCTCCAGGTCGTAGTCGTGGAAATTTTCCTACGGAAGAACTCGTCTTGGTTACATGTTATTGTGTGTCAAAAGATTATGCATATATATTTCACATGTTTTTGTTTGTGAGAATAATTCACGATTTAAAAAAAGTTTGTGCATGTATCTAAAAAATGAAAAGGAACAAAGGAAGAaacgaaaaaggaaagaaaaaagaaaaccaaattttAATACATTTATAAATAGAGAATAAAATTAAATAATATTGAATAATAGAACCATAAAACGTataaacaaaaggaaaaaagaaaataaaaagaggatCATATATAATGAAaattaaacaaataaaaaaagaacgGAAGAAAAGAACTAGTGTTATTGGCCTCCGCCTAAACTAGAGGAGAGGTCCATACAACGCCCGTGTGCGTCAAATAGCCGCACCTTCGCAATGGTGCGAAACGTCATGGGTGGTCCATTTGGAAACACTGTAGCTTCGACACACTTTAACGCGCTGGTTTTAAATAGGGTTTTCCAAAGAATTTCTAAAAATATGAATATTCTTCCAAAAAATGAACAATTTCCAAAAATATAAACATTTTTTGATTTTGAACAACTTCCAAAAGTATGAACAAattttttaaaatattattttgAAAAACAATATTACCTGTTTTAAAAAACTAGTGTATATTAAAAAAGGTTCACTATATATTGAAATCCACCAGATATAAAAAAAATTGATTAGTGTGTATTCAAAAATATtcatcgtactccctccgtttttatttaggcCACGTATTAGTTTTGgtcaagtcaagctttataaactttgacaaagtttataaaagaaaatattAATCTATAGAATAACAAATAAACAcaattattgaatgtactttcacatcatatagatttgttgcggtaaatgtttatattgttttctataagcttggtcaaactttatgaagtttgactttagtcaactCCAATATGCCgattaaataaaaatagagggagtatatctTAAAAAGGCTGATCTTATATTAAATTGTTCAATGTATATTACATAAATGCTAagtgtgtattcaaaaaatgtacaTCATATATTAACGATTTGTTTGTCATTTATTTAATATATTGTTCCCATGTATTGAAAAGGTTTAAAAATTAAATGTTCGATGTTCTATTTTGAAAAAATTGTTTAACATATGTTGCAAAAACTATAATAAATAAATGGGAGAAAATAAGCCAAAAACCAGAAGAAAAACCAAATCTCAaaagagaaatagaaaaaaaataaaaatataaataaaaagaaaactgaaacaaaaaactacacacaaaaaaagaaaataatacaGCCGAAAAATGACAGAATAAAAAGGGCGGCCCGGCTGGAGGCTCGGCCATTAGAATGCATTAGGACATCAATATCACGACATCTGACATCCGAAAACGCACAGGTCATGAGAGGGTTTGGAGAGTGCTCAGTATATTGATGTCCATAAAATATATTTGCAGAATGCCAAACTAGCCCATGGTTTTCGCAAAACCAGGGGTGGCTTCTGTCCTCAGTCAGAAACTGAAATTATAGAGTTTTGTCTCCATGTCAAATTACGAAGAATTGTATTGAGCTAATTTTGCAGTCAAAtatatttccttttattttctttcaTTTCAATTGTTAGGGACATACCAACTTCAGATAAGACTACACTATGTGTCATGGGAAGCTTCCTAGTTGAGATCAAACCATATAAACTAGGTTGCAATGCTTACAATAGGCGCACCCTTGACGATCTTGGAAGAACCAACGTCAGATTTGACAAAACCTTTTTGTTGTCCCCTTTTCTTCCTCGATTCTTTTTCTTTGTTCCTTTTCCTATCTTCATTAATTGTTAGGGCATTGGATTGGCATCCTCTCAAAAATTACCGGTTGTCGATTGAACACGACTCTTTTCTTGGGAGAGCACAACGACGGGTACTAGGTTCTCTTGATGAAAACCTAGACCGCTGGAATCGGTTTGCTTTACAGCAGAGCAAGCCACATCCTGTTGTCTCTCAATGCAAATCGAGATCCGATGGTGCTTTGTTTCCTCTAAACCTCAGCTAAACGAGCTGCGTGCGATGAAGAGGGAGGTCCATTTAACCTATGGGGTAAACTCTTTTCCTCCGAAAAGCTTCCGTCCAGAACTTTCGGCCTGCGAATCTGCAGACGGTGGCCGGATGGCTCGTGCGAGAGTGGACCCCATATTAGAACCCTTCACGATGGCAAGATCACAAAATCCGACCGCCCAAAGCGTGCTGGTTGTGAGAGGGTTAGGAGAGTGCCCAGTTTTAATAAACAGCCCACAGTTTTTGCAAAAACCAGGGGTGGCTTCTCTTCTCAAACAGAAACTGAAATTGTAATTTTTTTTGTCTCCATGTAAATTACGCAAATGTTTCTTAGTAAAGCTTACAGCCTCCCCACCGGGGACACTAGTATGAATGGATTAATAAAGACAAGACGGAACTAGATAAACTGATAATGTACTCACCACGCCTACCGCCCATCTACTTACAGTACTCTCCACGGCTACTGCAGCAGTCCCAAGCCACTATACATACACAAGTACAAAATGCAGCTAGAGTGTGTTGTCGTCTTCGTCTACATACACAAATAGAGAAACGGCAGCCACAACCCACAACATGATGACCGGATCGAGCTCCCATGTGTTCATCATGCCCGGCGCCGGCCATGTCCACTACCTCGTCGCGGGAGGCTCCGGAGGAGGCGACGACCCCAGGTACCCCTGGACCTTCAAGTCCCTGCACGAGGTGGACGCCGCCGTCCCTGCCATCACCCGTGGAGCACCGGTAGAGCCCTACGGGTGCCCCATCTGCTTCCGCACATTCGCCAGTGCCAAGGCCGTCCATGGCCACATGCGCAGCCACACGGACCGCAGCTGGCGCGGCATGGAGCCGCCCCGGCCGGAACCTCTCGGCGAGCTTGGGCCGGACGGGCGGCGCTACCCGTACGCGTGTGACCGCTGCAAGATGCCATTCCAGACGCGGCAGGCGCTCGGCGGCCACCGTGCCAGCCACAATGGTAAGAAAGGCTGCTCCTGGCTCGATAGGGAGGAGCTCGCCGCCGAAGAAGAAGCTCGGAAGCCCGTCGTGTTCGACGTTGATCTGAACCTTCCGGCTCCAGAGGCAGAGGAACatgaggaggaggagtaggagagatcaacagatcgATCGAGCAGCTTGCTGGTACTGTTCTCAGTTGAAAGTTGTTGAAGCTGTGCTTGCGTGTGCTATATTTGGTGTTTAGCTTCTCTATATATTTTATTCTGCCTTCTTTCTCTTTGACTTTGTGTTTCCAGACTTGGTGTGCAAATAGCTCTCGATCGATCGATCCCCGCTCAATAGATAAATAAATGAGGACTGCAATCTGCAATTAAGCTGGTTTGCTATATATGTGTGTCAGTTCGTGTTTGATACTTTGATGCAGCTAGAACTGAATCTTCAGGTTATTTCATGTGATTCTTTGTTTCTTGAGCTGATTTGGTCCTGTTTTATTTGACATTAGCCGATCTAATATTAGATCTATTGGTTAACTATGTGTC
This genomic window contains:
- the LOC123156483 gene encoding uncharacterized protein — protein: MLNGSSSQVFIMPAAGHVHYLVAGGSGGGDDPRYPWTFKSLHEVDAVVPAIARGSKRPAAVPGGAPVEPYGCPICFRMFATAKAVHGHMRSHTDRSWRGMEPPRPPPLGEIRYPYVCDRCKMPFQTRQALGGHRASHNGKKGCSWLEREEPAVAEEARKPIVFNVDLNLPAPEADQEQEEEEE
- the LOC123158686 gene encoding zinc finger protein ZAT3-like, coding for MPGAGHVHYLVAGGSGGGDDPRYPWTFKSLHEVDAAVPAITRGAPVEPYGCPICFRTFASAKAVHGHMRSHTDRSWRGMEPPRPEPLGELGPDGRRYPYACDRCKMPFQTRQALGGHRASHNGKKGCSWLDREELAAEEEARKPVVFDVDLNLPAPEAEEHEEEE